From a region of the Streptacidiphilus albus JL83 genome:
- a CDS encoding YcnI family copper-binding membrane protein translates to MRTTTAVKRRTGTVAALAAAGVLLIAGPASAHVTVQPSTAAKGASDQTFSFRVPNEKDNASTTEVQVYFPTATPIASVLVAPTPGWKATITNVKLATPIVTDDGSITDAVSSITWTGGAIEPGYYQDFTVDMGQLPSNTDALTFKALQTYSDGSVVRWIQNEEPGQPEPANPAPVLTLTDAAASSSSAPAAPKATTTASAATGSDSDTLARVLGGVGVVVGLLGIAFGFLGWRRGGSAAAGTPGRSRTDV, encoded by the coding sequence ATGCGTACGACCACAGCCGTCAAGCGCCGTACCGGCACCGTCGCCGCGCTCGCGGCGGCCGGTGTCCTGCTGATCGCCGGACCCGCCTCGGCCCACGTGACCGTCCAGCCCTCGACCGCCGCCAAGGGCGCGTCCGACCAGACCTTCTCCTTCCGGGTGCCGAACGAGAAGGACAACGCCTCGACCACCGAGGTCCAGGTCTACTTCCCGACCGCGACCCCGATCGCCTCGGTGCTGGTCGCGCCCACGCCCGGCTGGAAGGCCACCATCACCAACGTCAAGCTGGCCACCCCGATCGTCACCGACGACGGTTCGATCACCGATGCGGTCTCGTCCATCACCTGGACCGGCGGGGCCATCGAGCCCGGCTACTACCAGGACTTCACCGTGGACATGGGGCAGCTGCCGAGCAACACCGACGCCCTGACCTTCAAGGCGCTGCAGACCTACAGCGACGGCTCGGTGGTCCGCTGGATCCAGAACGAGGAGCCCGGGCAGCCCGAGCCGGCCAACCCGGCGCCGGTGCTCACCCTCACCGACGCCGCCGCGAGCAGCAGCAGCGCGCCCGCCGCGCCCAAGGCCACCACCACTGCCTCGGCCGCCACCGGTTCCGACTCGGACACCCTGGCCCGGGTCCTCGGCGGGGTCGGCGTGGTCGTCGGTCTGCTCGGCATCGCCTTCGGCTTCCTCGGCTGGCGGCGCGGCGGCAGCGCGGCCGCCGGGACGCCGGGACGCAGCCGTACCGACGTGTGA